One window of Deltaproteobacteria bacterium genomic DNA carries:
- a CDS encoding FecR domain-containing protein, which produces MKNTVTVALLLGALCLLASAGTAVAEETIGVVRTASGAATVTRGEKTLPAVPGLKLLVGDTLGTGRDGSLGVILRDDSSLSIGPGSRLVLRSFLFSPSEGKFDLVARITRGTMAYLSGLIGKLAPEKVRFETPTATIGIRGTRFAVKVGEPSAR; this is translated from the coding sequence ATGAAGAACACCGTGACCGTCGCGCTCCTGCTGGGCGCGCTATGCCTCTTGGCTTCTGCAGGTACGGCCGTCGCCGAGGAGACGATCGGCGTGGTGCGAACCGCGTCGGGCGCCGCCACCGTCACCCGCGGGGAAAAAACGCTCCCGGCCGTCCCGGGATTGAAACTCCTGGTCGGGGACACCCTCGGCACCGGTCGGGACGGGTCGCTCGGCGTCATCCTCCGTGACGACTCCTCTCTCTCCATCGGCCCGGGGAGCCGTCTCGTCCTCCGGAGTTTCCTCTTCTCGCCCTCGGAGGGAAAGTTCGACCTGGTGGCGCGCATCACCCGGGGAACGATGGCGTACCTCTCGGGCCTGATCGGCAAGCTGGCCCCCGAAAAAGTCCGCTTCGAAACCCCCACGGCCACCATCGGCATCCGGGGAACGCGCTTCGCCGTGAAGGTGGGCGAACCTTCCGCTCGATGA
- a CDS encoding DotU family type IV/VI secretion system protein, which produces MHLTDCFMELMAYVVYFQRTSQKRQPPFEQVKADVTRLLSQSEALSRKGEISREEFDTARFAVCAWVDEAILSSPWSHRNLWQREQLQRIMYNTTEAGEEFFDRMNALGFHQREAREVYYLCLALGFMGRHCHAGDDFLLNQLKSSNLQVLLGSSAGIPSLERAELFPEGYPAEVSVAAPAQAKSGFSLFMVFCVAAPVVLFGVLFLIYRFSLSGLGENLLRTVPY; this is translated from the coding sequence ATGCATCTGACCGATTGCTTCATGGAGCTCATGGCGTACGTGGTCTACTTCCAGCGGACGTCGCAGAAGCGGCAGCCGCCCTTCGAGCAGGTGAAGGCCGACGTGACCCGCCTTCTCTCCCAGAGCGAGGCGCTTTCCCGGAAGGGGGAAATCTCCCGCGAGGAGTTCGACACGGCGCGGTTCGCCGTGTGCGCCTGGGTCGACGAGGCGATCCTCAGCTCGCCCTGGAGCCACCGGAACCTCTGGCAGCGGGAGCAGCTCCAGCGGATCATGTACAACACGACGGAGGCGGGGGAAGAGTTCTTCGACCGGATGAACGCCCTCGGCTTCCACCAGCGGGAGGCTCGCGAGGTCTACTACCTCTGCCTCGCCCTCGGATTCATGGGGCGCCACTGCCATGCGGGAGACGACTTCCTCCTCAACCAGCTTAAATCGTCCAACCTCCAGGTGCTGCTCGGGAGTTCCGCCGGGATCCCGTCCCTCGAACGCGCGGAGCTTTTCCCGGAAGGGTACCCGGCCGAGGTGTCCGTCGCGGCCCCGGCGCAGGCGAAGTCGGGCTTCTCCCTGTTCATGGTCTTCTGCGTCGCCGCGCCGGTCGTCCTGTTCGGCGTTCTTTTTCTGATCTACCGTTTCTCCCTGAGCGGGCTCGGGGAAAATCTCCTCAGGACGGTGCCGTATTAA
- a CDS encoding GNAT family N-acetyltransferase encodes MPDLLVKLYELNLAPTEFPGVTIRRPMPHEMGAARRWIVRTFGEGWGDEFACSFKSFPVTSFVALRNDAVVGFATYEATSRGYFGPTGVLESERGKGIGKELLVRSMIGLRELGYAYAIIGAAGPTDFYEKTLGAIRIPGSTPGVYPACKIRE; translated from the coding sequence ATGCCAGACCTTCTCGTGAAATTGTACGAATTGAACCTCGCTCCGACTGAGTTCCCCGGGGTGACGATCCGGAGGCCGATGCCCCACGAAATGGGGGCGGCCCGACGGTGGATCGTCCGGACGTTCGGCGAAGGGTGGGGGGATGAGTTCGCGTGCAGCTTTAAATCATTCCCGGTAACTTCCTTTGTCGCCTTGCGGAACGACGCTGTCGTCGGTTTCGCGACGTACGAAGCGACCTCCCGCGGATATTTCGGACCGACCGGCGTGCTGGAGTCGGAGCGGGGAAAGGGGATCGGGAAGGAACTCCTGGTCCGGTCGATGATCGGGCTTCGGGAGCTGGGATATGCCTACGCGATCATCGGGGCGGCGGGGCCGACCGATTTTTATGAAAAAACGTTGGGGGCGATACGGATCCCCGGTTCCACCCCGGGGGTCTACCCCGCGTGCAAGATCAGGGAGTAA
- a CDS encoding CHASE2 domain-containing protein — MRGQARYPTLPTILAGVVLTLLGGALSAWSPPLADSIEGKVYDSFLRSAPRHPAPGPIAIVDLDEASLERLGQWPWPRYRIARLLERIREDGATAVGLDMVFAEPDRTSLTPLSGEILRDLGTRIDLAGFPQEALDTDRTLAATLAGGFFVLGYQFDFETARGDACVLHPLRAAVLAGGGTGGADGLFDARGVVCNLPGLSNAAGSSGFFNVTPDPDGVLRRVPLVIRHKGALYPNLALALYLRARGGDAVLETGPEGVEALRLDGRRIPLDRHGNLLVNFRGPHRTFPHLSAAAVLEGTADPARLKGRIVLLGTTATGLKEIRTTPLDAAQPGVEIHANVLDNLLSGDPIAAPRWARALRVLLVLFPGFLLTGLLARSSAAWGLALIVPSAAGIWLGSWGLLAYRQVFLPPLLPVVTLTLVFTVLTSMRFLRADRQVRERTRKLALTQDAIIQSLAALTETRDHETGGHIQRTRHYIRVLAGRLQARPGFRDQLDDATVDLLFRLAPLHDIGKVGVRDLILLKPDRLTPEEYEEMKRHTLYGSETIRLAKRMMGEDAFFQIADDLVLNHHERWDGTGYPNGLRESAIPLPGRLMAVADAYDAIISPRVYKPALPHEEAVRVMIEMRGTHFDPDVVDAFLEIHEAFREIAARFAGAGVEPEPPPGA; from the coding sequence GTGAGAGGCCAGGCCCGCTACCCCACCCTTCCAACGATCCTTGCAGGCGTCGTCCTTACCCTCCTCGGAGGGGCCCTCTCCGCCTGGTCCCCGCCGCTGGCCGATTCCATCGAGGGGAAGGTCTACGACTCTTTTCTCCGGTCCGCCCCGCGACACCCGGCGCCCGGCCCGATCGCGATCGTGGATCTCGACGAGGCGAGTCTCGAACGCCTCGGCCAGTGGCCATGGCCGCGGTACCGGATCGCCCGCCTCCTCGAACGGATTCGCGAGGACGGCGCGACGGCGGTGGGGCTCGACATGGTGTTCGCCGAACCCGATCGGACGTCGCTCACGCCCCTCTCCGGGGAGATCCTGCGCGACCTCGGGACGCGGATCGACCTCGCGGGCTTTCCGCAGGAAGCGCTGGACACCGACCGGACCCTCGCGGCGACGCTCGCCGGGGGTTTCTTCGTCCTCGGCTACCAGTTCGACTTCGAAACGGCGCGGGGGGACGCGTGTGTCCTCCACCCGCTTCGCGCGGCGGTTCTCGCCGGCGGAGGAACGGGAGGCGCCGACGGCCTCTTCGACGCCCGGGGAGTCGTCTGCAACCTGCCCGGCCTGTCCAATGCAGCCGGTTCCTCCGGCTTTTTCAACGTCACCCCCGACCCGGACGGAGTCCTGCGCCGCGTTCCCCTGGTGATCCGCCACAAGGGGGCGCTGTACCCGAACCTCGCCCTGGCCCTTTACCTGCGCGCTCGCGGAGGCGACGCCGTCCTCGAAACGGGACCGGAGGGGGTCGAGGCGCTGCGTCTTGACGGGAGACGGATCCCCCTCGACCGTCACGGCAACCTGCTGGTGAACTTTCGCGGACCCCACCGGACCTTTCCCCACCTGTCCGCCGCCGCGGTCCTCGAGGGGACCGCGGACCCGGCGCGGTTGAAGGGAAGGATCGTCCTGCTCGGGACCACCGCCACCGGGCTCAAGGAGATCCGCACCACTCCGCTCGACGCGGCCCAGCCCGGAGTGGAAATCCACGCCAACGTCCTCGACAACCTGCTTTCGGGAGACCCGATCGCGGCGCCGCGATGGGCGCGGGCGCTGAGGGTCCTCCTCGTCCTGTTCCCCGGGTTCCTGCTGACCGGCCTCCTGGCGCGCTCCAGCGCCGCGTGGGGGCTCGCGCTGATCGTGCCGTCCGCGGCGGGGATCTGGCTCGGGTCCTGGGGACTCCTCGCGTACCGGCAGGTCTTCCTTCCCCCGCTCCTGCCGGTGGTCACGTTGACGCTCGTCTTCACGGTCCTCACCTCCATGCGGTTCCTGCGGGCCGACCGGCAGGTTCGCGAGCGCACCCGCAAACTTGCGCTCACACAGGACGCCATCATCCAGAGCCTGGCCGCCCTGACGGAGACCCGGGACCATGAAACCGGCGGCCACATCCAGCGCACCCGGCACTACATCCGGGTCCTTGCCGGACGCCTGCAAGCGCGTCCTGGGTTTCGGGACCAGTTGGACGACGCCACCGTGGATCTTCTCTTCCGCCTCGCCCCCCTCCACGACATCGGCAAGGTCGGCGTGCGCGACCTGATCCTCCTGAAGCCGGACCGGTTGACGCCGGAAGAGTACGAGGAGATGAAACGGCACACGCTGTACGGGTCCGAGACGATCCGGCTGGCGAAAAGGATGATGGGGGAAGACGCCTTTTTCCAGATCGCGGACGATCTCGTCCTCAACCATCACGAGCGCTGGGACGGAACGGGGTATCCGAACGGCCTGAGGGAGAGTGCGATCCCCCTGCCGGGTCGCCTGATGGCGGTGGCCGACGCCTACGACGCGATCATCTCCCCCCGCGTCTACAAGCCGGCGCTCCCCCACGAGGAGGCGGTCCGCGTCATGATCGAAATGCGGGGGACCCACTTCGACCCCGACGTGGTGGACGCCTTCCTCGAAATCCACGAGGCGTTCCGCGAGATCGCCGCCCGCTTCGCCGGCGCCGGCGTGGAGCCCGAACCGCCCCCCGGAGCCTAA
- the tssJ gene encoding type VI secretion system lipoprotein TssJ, whose translation MRRASMLLACGIVLPLLLASCAGGSSSGGGAGGGAASGVYQYEKDAITLHLKGDVKLNLFEKRPHTLLVCVYQLRDPNALNQILQDAEDVSKLLECGRFDPSIVNAKKFILQPGKEITEALDRAEGARYIGIVAGYYNLDKQRASRILPVPVGGTFGKKASKMDLDVFLGPDEIQGVKEKK comes from the coding sequence ATGAGACGCGCGTCCATGCTGTTGGCCTGCGGCATCGTTCTTCCGCTTCTGCTCGCTTCCTGCGCCGGCGGTTCGTCCTCCGGCGGCGGCGCGGGCGGCGGCGCGGCCTCCGGGGTGTACCAGTATGAAAAGGACGCGATCACCCTCCACCTGAAGGGGGATGTGAAACTCAACCTGTTCGAAAAGAGGCCGCACACGCTGCTGGTCTGCGTATATCAGCTCCGCGATCCGAACGCGCTCAACCAGATCCTTCAGGACGCCGAAGACGTGTCGAAGCTCCTCGAGTGCGGGCGGTTCGATCCGAGCATCGTGAACGCGAAGAAGTTCATCCTCCAGCCCGGCAAGGAGATCACCGAGGCGCTCGATCGCGCGGAAGGGGCCCGCTACATCGGGATCGTGGCGGGGTACTACAACCTCGACAAGCAGCGCGCTTCACGGATCCTTCCCGTTCCGGTCGGCGGCACGTTCGGGAAGAAAGCGTCCAAGATGGACCTCGACGTCTTCCTAGGGCCGGACGAGATCCAGGGGGTGAAGGAGAAAAAATGA
- the tssK gene encoding type VI secretion system baseplate subunit TssK, with translation MTVHRPLFWHQGLFLQPQHFQLHDLSGEVAHEPYRRFLEPHFWGAGSLEIQKAALGTRSFGLVQGSFLFPDGTWIEYPGNALIEARPFEEAWVEGGKSFPVYVGIRKWNDAGENVTVLSRLAGMSEVTTRFVAAADPEEIRDLHAGGPVGKVKRLHYLLKVFWEAEREQLGDYLLLPVAQLDRMGEEIRASEKFAPPVLAVSASDPLFKLVREIRDQLAARSRQLEEYKRQRGIQTAEFGSRDMVYLLALRSLNRYVPALYHVTEAAQVHPWPVYGALRQLIGELSSFSEGVSVLGESPDGTRLLPPYDHLNLYRCFLAAQGLVSQLLDEITAGPEHVMRLLYDGTYYASELAPAVFEGKNRFYLVLRTQEDPKAVLETIETAAKLGSRESLPLLIARALPGVGLEHLPVPPQELPRRANSLYFSVDHHGEQWAGVEKGRNLAFYWDDAPEDLEAELMVVGRS, from the coding sequence ATGACCGTCCACCGTCCCCTCTTCTGGCATCAGGGGCTCTTCCTCCAGCCCCAGCATTTCCAGCTCCACGATCTCTCGGGAGAGGTCGCCCATGAGCCGTACCGCCGGTTCCTCGAGCCGCACTTCTGGGGCGCCGGGAGCCTCGAGATCCAGAAGGCGGCGCTCGGGACGCGGTCGTTCGGGCTGGTCCAGGGGAGTTTCCTCTTCCCCGACGGCACCTGGATCGAATACCCGGGGAACGCGCTGATCGAGGCCCGTCCGTTCGAGGAGGCGTGGGTCGAAGGGGGAAAGAGCTTCCCGGTGTACGTCGGGATCCGGAAGTGGAACGACGCCGGGGAGAACGTCACCGTCCTCAGCCGTCTCGCCGGCATGTCGGAGGTGACGACCCGTTTCGTCGCCGCGGCCGATCCCGAGGAGATCCGGGACCTCCACGCCGGCGGGCCCGTTGGGAAGGTGAAGCGGCTCCACTACCTCCTCAAGGTGTTCTGGGAGGCGGAGCGGGAGCAGCTCGGAGATTACCTCCTGCTCCCCGTGGCGCAGCTCGACCGGATGGGGGAGGAGATCCGGGCGTCGGAGAAATTCGCTCCCCCGGTCCTCGCGGTTTCCGCCTCCGATCCCCTGTTCAAGCTGGTCCGGGAGATCCGCGACCAGCTCGCCGCCCGCAGCCGGCAGCTCGAGGAGTACAAGCGGCAGCGCGGGATCCAGACGGCGGAATTCGGCTCGCGGGACATGGTGTACCTGCTGGCCCTGCGTTCCCTCAACCGGTACGTCCCGGCGCTCTACCACGTCACGGAGGCGGCGCAGGTTCACCCGTGGCCCGTCTACGGGGCGCTCCGCCAGCTGATCGGTGAACTCTCCTCCTTCTCGGAAGGGGTGTCGGTCCTCGGCGAATCGCCCGACGGCACGCGGCTGCTTCCCCCCTACGACCACCTGAACCTCTACCGCTGCTTCCTCGCCGCCCAGGGTCTCGTCTCGCAGCTGCTCGACGAGATCACGGCCGGCCCGGAACACGTGATGCGCCTCCTGTACGACGGGACCTACTACGCGTCGGAGCTGGCCCCCGCCGTGTTCGAGGGGAAGAACCGGTTCTACCTGGTCCTCCGGACGCAGGAGGACCCGAAGGCGGTCCTCGAGACGATCGAGACGGCGGCGAAGCTCGGCTCGAGGGAAAGCCTTCCCCTCTTGATCGCCCGCGCCCTGCCGGGCGTCGGCCTGGAGCACCTGCCCGTTCCGCCCCAGGAGCTTCCCCGGAGGGCGAACTCCCTCTACTTCTCCGTGGACCATCACGGGGAGCAGTGGGCGGGGGTGGAGAAGGGTCGCAACCTCGCGTTCTATTGGGATGACGCGCCGGAAGACCTTGAGGCCGAACTCATGGTCGTGGGGAGATCGTGA
- a CDS encoding type VI secretion system protein ImpL → MSDTLIKSLKIVLLVAAGILLVLLLFGIALAVNLPWWMGFVFAGLCAALGTGAVLVRKIQARRKEQTFVQQVIEQDEARIKTMSAPEQSQEKELQERWKEAIASLQGSHLRKQGNPLYVLPWYMVIGESGSGKTTSISSAKLSTFSDVNRVSGISGTRNCDWWFFEQAILLDTAGRYAMPVDQGKDKEEWQQFLNLLVKYRKKEPIHGLIVTVAADKMLESTPETMAEDGKSIRHRIDELMRVLGAKFPVYVLVTKCDLVQGMTQFCERLPEGGLNQPMGYVNQDLSVDVGTFLDRAMNTISERLRNLRLILLHSGGSGGPEPGLLLFPEEFANLRRGLEPFMKAAFLANPYQETPILRGLFFSSGRQEGSPYSHFLNSLGLVGERDVLPGTNRGLFLHDFFSKVLPRDKGLFAPTKRALEWQTLTRNLGLTTWVILGIVVCGLMSYSFVKNLRTVREASNEFAKAPALQRELLADMIVMDRFGQSILKVEKSNQGWWTPRFGLTESIRVEEGLKAKYCKQFREGFLTAFDRKLAGEMSSVSASTSDDTAAQYVDHLVRRINLLKARLGGQGLETISKLPQPAYLAFLSSGGQDVGQDTRKKFGSLYFYYLAWRTDTSDINQEVGILQGWLRHVLASRGTNFQWLVVWAEKQSGSPPVSLKEFWGGSQAISGERPISPAFTKKGKEQVDSFVGEIESALADPVAIAAQKAAIGKWYPQACLSAWGQFAAGFQRGVDTLKGQKEWQGVAARAATDQGPHLAFVARLASELEFLGDEENLPAWFQQAYQFQSIRSQAQAAGVAAKATESGKRLMARIERTFGKGTEGSSAALAAQKTYQEYIASLTAVAQASASRAQAFQLATQTYGEDPSAGKSPFFAGLAAAGRLKAAVGGNRPADDIVSKLITGPFDFLWTYVRNEAGCQMQTTWEQTVLAESQGATGHQASQLLLGPEGLVWKFVKGPAAPFLTRTLKGYAGKDVLGAKIPFVPDFYNFLSKGASVAVASAAAAGGKSGPSGVSIKGLPTDANPEARVKPHGTRLELQCVTGPQTLVNLNYPVTKVFNWSPESCTDVGLQISVGNLVLKKTYPGEQGFPAFLQDFPGGQHTFSAAQFPAEKAALEQMGIKYLRVSFRFSGEKAVVVGAAKAAPGTAPRSVAACWAP, encoded by the coding sequence ATGAGCGACACGCTGATCAAATCGTTGAAGATCGTGCTCCTGGTGGCCGCGGGGATCCTGCTCGTCCTGCTCCTGTTCGGGATCGCCTTGGCCGTGAACCTTCCGTGGTGGATGGGATTCGTCTTCGCCGGTCTGTGCGCGGCGCTCGGGACGGGGGCGGTTCTCGTCCGGAAGATCCAGGCGCGCCGGAAGGAGCAGACGTTCGTCCAGCAGGTCATCGAGCAGGACGAGGCCCGGATCAAGACGATGTCCGCTCCGGAGCAGTCGCAGGAGAAGGAGCTCCAGGAGCGGTGGAAGGAGGCGATCGCTTCCCTTCAGGGGTCCCACCTGCGCAAGCAGGGGAATCCCCTCTACGTCCTCCCCTGGTACATGGTGATCGGGGAGAGCGGCTCCGGGAAAACGACCTCGATCAGCAGCGCGAAGCTCTCCACCTTCTCGGACGTCAACCGCGTGTCCGGCATCTCCGGGACCCGGAACTGCGACTGGTGGTTCTTCGAGCAGGCGATCCTTCTCGACACGGCGGGACGCTACGCGATGCCGGTCGACCAGGGGAAGGACAAGGAGGAGTGGCAGCAGTTCCTGAACCTGCTGGTCAAGTACCGGAAGAAGGAGCCGATCCACGGCCTGATCGTGACGGTCGCGGCCGACAAGATGCTCGAGTCGACGCCCGAGACGATGGCGGAGGACGGCAAGAGCATCCGGCATCGGATCGACGAACTGATGCGCGTCCTCGGGGCGAAGTTCCCCGTCTACGTGCTCGTCACAAAGTGCGACCTGGTCCAGGGGATGACGCAGTTCTGCGAGCGGCTCCCCGAGGGCGGCCTCAACCAGCCGATGGGATACGTGAACCAGGACCTCTCCGTCGACGTGGGAACCTTCCTCGACCGGGCGATGAACACCATCTCCGAGCGGCTCCGGAATCTTCGCCTGATCCTCCTCCACTCGGGCGGTTCGGGCGGCCCGGAGCCAGGACTTCTCCTCTTCCCAGAAGAGTTCGCAAACCTGCGGCGCGGTCTCGAGCCGTTCATGAAAGCCGCGTTTCTGGCGAACCCGTACCAGGAGACGCCGATCCTGCGCGGGCTCTTCTTCAGCAGCGGCCGGCAGGAGGGGAGCCCTTACTCCCACTTTCTCAATTCCCTCGGGCTGGTCGGGGAGAGGGATGTCCTTCCCGGCACGAACCGCGGGCTGTTCCTGCACGACTTCTTTTCGAAGGTCCTGCCGCGGGACAAGGGTCTCTTCGCACCGACGAAGCGCGCGCTCGAATGGCAGACCCTCACCCGGAATCTCGGGCTGACCACCTGGGTCATCCTGGGGATCGTCGTGTGCGGGCTGATGAGCTACTCCTTCGTCAAGAACCTCAGGACGGTTCGCGAGGCCTCCAACGAGTTCGCGAAGGCTCCCGCGCTCCAGAGGGAGTTGCTGGCGGACATGATCGTGATGGACCGTTTCGGGCAGTCGATCCTGAAGGTGGAGAAGAGCAACCAGGGGTGGTGGACTCCCCGTTTCGGGCTCACCGAGAGCATCCGGGTCGAAGAGGGGCTGAAGGCGAAATATTGCAAACAGTTCCGCGAAGGATTCCTCACCGCGTTCGACCGGAAGCTGGCGGGGGAGATGTCCTCGGTGTCGGCCTCCACGTCGGATGATACGGCGGCGCAATATGTGGACCACCTCGTCCGTCGGATCAACCTGCTGAAGGCCCGCCTGGGCGGGCAGGGGTTGGAGACGATCAGCAAATTGCCGCAGCCGGCGTATCTCGCGTTCCTCTCCTCGGGCGGACAGGACGTCGGTCAGGACACCCGGAAGAAGTTCGGTTCCCTCTACTTCTACTACCTGGCCTGGAGGACGGACACCTCCGACATCAACCAGGAGGTAGGGATCCTTCAAGGGTGGCTCCGGCACGTCCTGGCGTCCCGCGGGACGAACTTCCAGTGGCTCGTCGTCTGGGCCGAGAAGCAGAGCGGTTCCCCGCCGGTGTCGCTGAAGGAGTTCTGGGGCGGTTCCCAGGCGATCTCCGGAGAGCGGCCGATCTCGCCAGCCTTCACGAAGAAGGGGAAGGAGCAGGTCGATTCGTTCGTCGGGGAGATCGAGTCGGCGCTGGCGGATCCCGTCGCCATTGCCGCGCAGAAAGCGGCGATCGGGAAGTGGTACCCCCAGGCGTGCCTGTCGGCGTGGGGACAGTTCGCCGCCGGATTCCAGCGGGGAGTCGATACGCTGAAGGGCCAGAAGGAGTGGCAGGGGGTCGCGGCTCGCGCTGCGACCGACCAAGGGCCGCACTTGGCCTTCGTCGCGAGGCTTGCGTCGGAACTCGAGTTCCTCGGGGACGAGGAGAATCTTCCCGCCTGGTTCCAGCAGGCGTACCAGTTCCAGTCGATCCGGTCCCAGGCGCAGGCGGCGGGAGTCGCGGCGAAGGCGACCGAGAGCGGCAAGAGATTGATGGCGAGGATCGAGCGGACGTTCGGCAAGGGGACGGAAGGAAGCTCGGCGGCGCTGGCCGCCCAAAAGACGTACCAGGAGTACATAGCCTCGCTCACGGCCGTCGCCCAGGCGAGCGCCTCGCGGGCGCAGGCGTTCCAACTCGCGACGCAGACTTACGGGGAAGACCCTTCCGCCGGGAAATCCCCCTTCTTCGCCGGGCTGGCGGCGGCGGGGCGTCTCAAGGCCGCCGTGGGGGGGAACCGTCCCGCGGACGACATCGTGTCGAAGCTGATCACCGGTCCGTTCGATTTCCTCTGGACGTACGTTCGCAACGAAGCCGGCTGCCAGATGCAGACGACGTGGGAGCAGACCGTTCTTGCCGAATCCCAAGGGGCGACCGGACACCAGGCCTCGCAGCTCCTGCTCGGCCCGGAAGGGCTGGTCTGGAAATTCGTCAAGGGGCCCGCCGCGCCGTTCCTGACGCGCACGTTGAAGGGGTACGCGGGGAAGGACGTCCTCGGGGCGAAGATCCCGTTCGTCCCCGATTTCTACAATTTCCTCTCGAAGGGCGCGTCGGTGGCGGTCGCCTCCGCGGCGGCGGCGGGCGGGAAATCCGGACCGTCCGGAGTCTCCATCAAGGGGCTTCCGACGGACGCGAACCCGGAGGCGCGTGTCAAGCCGCACGGAACGCGCCTCGAGCTGCAGTGCGTGACCGGACCACAGACGCTCGTCAACCTCAACTACCCGGTGACCAAGGTGTTCAACTGGTCGCCCGAATCGTGCACCGACGTGGGGTTGCAGATCAGCGTGGGAAACCTGGTATTGAAGAAAACGTATCCGGGGGAACAGGGGTTCCCGGCGTTCCTCCAGGATTTCCCCGGCGGGCAGCACACGTTTTCGGCGGCACAGTTCCCGGCGGAGAAGGCCGCGCTGGAACAGATGGGGATCAAATACCTCCGGGTGAGCTTCCGGTTCAGCGGGGAGAAAGCGGTGGTGGTCGGAGCAGCGAAGGCCGCCCCGGGAACCGCCCCACGAAGCGTCGCCGCGTGCTGGGCCCCTTAG
- a CDS encoding OmpA family protein, with protein sequence MIRRSFVLPFAVLLLAAACATPPKPPPPASRDIIVLLPDDQGKTGAIVVSSAGVERRLDRPGQTVTVKAGSPPGLPTMMAGQEVTAIAGPALAALPKPPPRFILYFEHDSVDLMVESRALLPIVLGTIRDRAPVDVSVVGHTDTVGKKKYNYGLSLKRARAVASILLGKGIDPSTLDITYHGKDNPLVPTGDQVSEPRNRRVEITVR encoded by the coding sequence GTGATCCGCCGATCTTTCGTACTTCCGTTCGCGGTCCTCCTGTTGGCGGCCGCCTGCGCCACGCCGCCGAAGCCGCCTCCCCCGGCGTCGCGTGACATCATCGTTCTCCTTCCCGACGACCAGGGGAAGACCGGCGCCATCGTCGTCTCGAGCGCGGGGGTCGAGCGGCGCCTGGACCGGCCGGGGCAAACGGTGACGGTCAAGGCGGGGTCCCCTCCCGGACTCCCCACCATGATGGCTGGGCAGGAGGTGACCGCGATCGCGGGCCCCGCCCTCGCGGCCCTCCCGAAACCGCCGCCGCGGTTCATCCTCTACTTCGAACACGACTCGGTCGACCTCATGGTGGAGTCGCGGGCGCTGCTGCCGATCGTGCTGGGGACGATCCGCGACCGCGCCCCGGTGGACGTCAGCGTGGTGGGTCACACCGACACGGTGGGAAAGAAAAAGTACAACTACGGCCTCTCCCTGAAACGCGCCAGGGCGGTGGCCTCCATCCTTCTCGGGAAAGGGATCGATCCCTCCACCCTCGACATCACGTACCACGGGAAGGATAACCCCCTCGTCCCCACCGGCGACCAGGTCTCCGAACCGCGGAACCGCCGGGTTGAGATCACGGTCCGGTAA
- a CDS encoding OmpA family protein, which yields MHVNFDTDKSIVRKADIAEIQKAVAFVKKYPGYSISVEGHTDSVGKDKYNQALSERRAAAVKKYLVENGAATPDKIKPVGYGESRPVADNKTKEGKFKNRRVEILILSE from the coding sequence ATGCACGTCAATTTCGACACGGACAAGTCGATCGTCCGGAAGGCGGACATCGCCGAGATACAGAAGGCGGTCGCGTTCGTCAAGAAGTATCCGGGGTATAGCATCTCCGTCGAAGGGCACACGGACAGCGTCGGCAAGGACAAGTACAACCAGGCCCTGTCCGAACGGAGAGCCGCCGCCGTGAAAAAGTACCTCGTGGAGAATGGCGCCGCGACTCCCGACAAGATCAAGCCGGTCGGGTACGGGGAATCCCGTCCGGTTGCGGATAACAAGACGAAGGAAGGAAAGTTCAAGAACCGGAGAGTCGAGATCCTGATCCTCTCCGAGTAG